The sequence TAAGGGATTAAACAACCACGGCGGCAGCTTGCTGACACAATATCAAGCCCCTATGGACTGGCTAATGGGCATACTGGCCACACAACAGCTGTATTTTATTGATAGCCGTACCACCGCCAAGACTGTCGCCAGTACCCGAGCGAGAATTGCCGGCATTACCCACGGCTCTCGCGATATATTCCTCGATAATGTCCGATCAGCCAAAGCCATCTCTCACCAACTAGAAAAGGCCGTTGAACGAGCACATAATCAAGGGTACGCCATTGCCATTGGCCACCCCTACCCCAAAACCCTCCACGTATTGGAAAAACAACTCCCAACACTAAAACAACGCGGCGTTAAGCTCATCAGAGTTTCCACCTTACTTTCCCATCTACACCCTTCTTTCGCTCGTTTACCACCAACCACTCAACATCACCCGCATACCGTTTATCCAAATGCCAACTGACGCCTAGATCTACATCACGCTAATTGTGTGATAGACTTCACGTTTTTACGGAAACCGAGCTGCGAAAAGGGCCAATCTGCCTATAATTTCGCCTAGAGTGTTGCGTGAATGGTTCGCGCCAATAACCATCACGTTTAACTGAACAACCTCTTTGCAGTAGGTTACGCCGCTAAGTGAGTGACCTCGCTGAATCGTCCTACACGACGGCGTGGCGTAGTACCCTCGGGTAACAACAACTTGACTCGCACCTTGTGCTTGTCATATTGCATTGATTTCATGGATAGAGATTAGTCATAGGAGACACCCAAATGAACAGAACAGGCGACACTAACACCCCCCCTAATCGCTCAAAGCGCTTTTTTGAGAAAGGAGAATACTGGTATTACAGCACACGTGAAGGTGTTGATATTGGGCCTTTCGATACCTTGCATGAAGCAGAAACCGGCGCCAGTGATTTTATAGATTTTATATTGCACGCGGAGCCAGAGGTCCTGCAGACCCTCGAGCGCTACGCTAGTAAAGCAGCTTAAAAAAAGGGAGGTATTAACCTCCCTTTTTTGTGTCTCGATGTTAGTAAGCTCTCACTAGCCTACTGTCACCAAGGCTGACGCCCGCCCTTTTTCATCGCCATCCTATCATTGTGGAACGCTTGCAACTCGGAGCGTTGCTCTTGCGTCAAAACCTCTTGAACTTTAGCGTGAAGCGCTGCGCGCTGTAATACCCGTTCGCGCGCGCGCTCAGCCGCCGATGTCGCCAGAGCCTCCACTTGTAGCTGATAATCTGCAGAGTCTGCGTCTAACTGGAATATTGCGCCTCTAATTGCCCCCCTAGCAGCAGGCCTGCTCATGGGGGCCATCTCAGACATCAAAGCCTCTAATTCAACTCTTTGCTCTGACGTAAGATCTACGACCCTTTCCAACATGAGCAGTGGTATTCCTCGTTCACCGTCTCGCCCACATTTGCCACCAAAAGGGGCTGCTACTGCTACCGAAAATGCAAAAGTCGCAAGAAGCGCCATTATCATTACCGAACTTGATGTTTTCATCGTTATCCCTCCTTCGTTAAGTTGTATACAGTTTGCGCCAAACGCCTGCAAAGTTGGGTTAAGGCAGTGTAAAGTTAGGTAAAGATAAAAAGTTTTAATCTCACAACGATTACAGTTAACGTATGGAAAACACGATACCAACAATACTTCTCGTCGATGACGACATTGAGCTGTGCAATTTACTTGCAGAGTACCTTTCTGGTGAGGGGTTCGAAGCCGTTACCTCTCACACAGGACAAGATGCCATTACGTGCATACAATCCAATCCGACTATTTCTGCCGTGGTATTAGACATTATGATGCCTGGTATGTCTGGGCTAGAGGTATTACGACAAATACGCCCGCAAAGTGATATCCCCATTATTATGCTAACAGGGAGAGGCGACGACATAGATAGAATCCTCGGTCTCGAAATGGGCGCAGATGACTACCTTGGGAAACCCTGCAACCCACGTGAGCTTGTTGCGCGTCTTCGCGCTATTTTACGCCGCACACACAATCAAATTAGCAACTCACCCGACCAGCCGCTTCAACTACACGGTATAACACTGCGCATCAGCGCGCTTAGCGTTCACGTGAACGATAATCAATTAAACCTTACCAGCGCCGAATTTAATACCTTGCAACTTTTATTACAGAAAGCAGGACACACGCTATCCAAACAACTCCTGACAGAAGCCGTATTACACCGAAAACTTGAACCTTACGACCGTAGCATAGACGTACACATTAGCCGGCTACGACAAAAACTCTCCGCAGAAGGGGTTGGCGATGTCATAAAATCTGTGCGCGGTATTGGCTACCAGATGGTCACGGAATAACGCACTATGATGTTATTTAACAGGATTTACTGGCGTATATTTTTTTCGTTTTGGATCGCCATTATCACCATCACATTTGCCACCGTTTATGTCGTCATCAACACGCTGCAAACTGCCGATTTTCTGCAGCGCCACCAAGAAACCGTCGCCGCTCTCGCCAAGGACATCATTGAGCGTTATGAAGCAGCGGGTGAAGCCCTTCCCTCGCCACTAGAGCCTCTCAAGATAAGACGTTTTGACCCATCACATTCGCCACTACGTCCGCTCAGAAACATGCCCCCACAGGAACGAGAAAGATTTCACTCACCGGGTTTCAACATTACTGGCCAAGACGGCACCACCATTTTTCAACATCGCTTTAACTTTCAAAAAAACGGGCCAATACTGCAGTTCGAGCTTAATAGCAGCACCGGTCGAACGTACCGAGTACAGACATTTAAACCTCCGTTACCGGCCTTTTTTAAAACGGCTATTAAGCGTTTTTTCTCGGTGCATCTAATATTGATTCTTATCGTATCGACACTGGTTAGCGCTTCGCTAAGCTGGAGTTTAACTCGCCCCTTAAAACTACTGGGGCAGTTCAGCCGAAGGTATGCAGAAGAAAATGACAAAACACCCATTGCAAAAAATTTGCTTGCGCGCGGCGATGAGATTGGTGATCTCGCAATCGATATGCATTTTATGACAGGAAAAATTGAAGCATCGCTTACTGCACAGCAACAGCTGCTTTACGATGTATCTCACGAATTGCGCGCTCCTCTGGCACGTTTACAAGCCAGCGCAGCCTTAATAGAGCAGACGCTCTCCTCCACTCAGCATACTGACCGTATTCATAGTGAGTGTGATCGTATCAACAATTTAATCCAACAAATTCTCGATTATTCACGATTAAACCGCGACACTGAAGCCCTAGTTTCTATCGAAATAGTCGCCTTTCTAAAAAACCTCATCGACACAATACAATTTGAATACACAAACCGACATTTCATTTTCACGCCATCCGTTGACACACTCACGGTAACGGCTCTACCCCGTGCACTTGCCAGCGCACTGGACAATATTTTACGCAACGCGTGCAAATACTCACCGAAAGAACGCCCCGTTGAGATTGAGGTAATACAAAAGTCGGATACACTCAGTATTATTATTCGCGATCATGGCGCTGGCGTTAACGATTATGAATTAGAAAAACTGCTGATGCCGTTCTACCGTTCTGGCAATAGAATGCATACGGAAGGGTTTGGTTTGGGGCTAAGTATTGCCAAACAGGCCATGGATAAACACCACGGCCAGCTAATACTCTCAAACCACGCGGAAGGTGGTTTGAGAGTAGAATGTAAGCTGCCAATTAAAACTAAGTAACGCTTATAAGCGAACTTCAATTCCTTGTGCTTTCATAAAGGCTTTTGCTTCCGGCACCGAATATTCACCAAAATGAAAAATACTGGCGGCTAGAACAGCATCGGCACCGCCTTTGACTACGCCGTCGGCCAAATGCTGTAAATTTCCCACGCCGCCCGA is a genomic window of Teredinibacter purpureus containing:
- a CDS encoding DUF6316 family protein encodes the protein MNRTGDTNTPPNRSKRFFEKGEYWYYSTREGVDIGPFDTLHEAETGASDFIDFILHAEPEVLQTLERYASKAA
- a CDS encoding divergent polysaccharide deacetylase family protein encodes the protein MFTLSILVKRWSALLGALLLFCYQPATSQAPPAIVQCATPKADPDLWLSPPPLASTPLLAIIIDDLGYQQDTAPSLFSLHPEITLAIIPFTPYGTELASLAFSHKFEVMVHAPMETIEDRPWETALRTTMNEAELTALGLAMIKAVPNAKGLNNHGGSLLTQYQAPMDWLMGILATQQLYFIDSRTTAKTVASTRARIAGITHGSRDIFLDNVRSAKAISHQLEKAVERAHNQGYAIAIGHPYPKTLHVLEKQLPTLKQRGVKLIRVSTLLSHLHPSFARLPPTTQHHPHTVYPNAN
- a CDS encoding Spy/CpxP family protein refolding chaperone: MKTSSSVMIMALLATFAFSVAVAAPFGGKCGRDGERGIPLLMLERVVDLTSEQRVELEALMSEMAPMSRPAARGAIRGAIFQLDADSADYQLQVEALATSAAERARERVLQRAALHAKVQEVLTQEQRSELQAFHNDRMAMKKGGRQPW
- a CDS encoding response regulator transcription factor; protein product: MENTIPTILLVDDDIELCNLLAEYLSGEGFEAVTSHTGQDAITCIQSNPTISAVVLDIMMPGMSGLEVLRQIRPQSDIPIIMLTGRGDDIDRILGLEMGADDYLGKPCNPRELVARLRAILRRTHNQISNSPDQPLQLHGITLRISALSVHVNDNQLNLTSAEFNTLQLLLQKAGHTLSKQLLTEAVLHRKLEPYDRSIDVHISRLRQKLSAEGVGDVIKSVRGIGYQMVTE
- a CDS encoding sensor histidine kinase; translation: MMLFNRIYWRIFFSFWIAIITITFATVYVVINTLQTADFLQRHQETVAALAKDIIERYEAAGEALPSPLEPLKIRRFDPSHSPLRPLRNMPPQERERFHSPGFNITGQDGTTIFQHRFNFQKNGPILQFELNSSTGRTYRVQTFKPPLPAFFKTAIKRFFSVHLILILIVSTLVSASLSWSLTRPLKLLGQFSRRYAEENDKTPIAKNLLARGDEIGDLAIDMHFMTGKIEASLTAQQQLLYDVSHELRAPLARLQASAALIEQTLSSTQHTDRIHSECDRINNLIQQILDYSRLNRDTEALVSIEIVAFLKNLIDTIQFEYTNRHFIFTPSVDTLTVTALPRALASALDNILRNACKYSPKERPVEIEVIQKSDTLSIIIRDHGAGVNDYELEKLLMPFYRSGNRMHTEGFGLGLSIAKQAMDKHHGQLILSNHAEGGLRVECKLPIKTK